In one window of Thiobacillus sp. DNA:
- a CDS encoding energy transducer TonB gives MASNDSLETPWQRLPWTLPGALLVGLFSLWSTAWLMPGNSAEPAPPEKITLETQVIELPPPPPPPKEKKQLKPKTEPEPEPAPEPEPVKPPVSLAAPPAPSAEEWQLASTYSLKNAKRYRNAWGQQVRSMMGSAVEGPDQGQVRFRITINPDGTLAHMEELWSTSAKASELARKAIREMPRLPPTPNGKPLVFEKTISFLPYETGWPPSYRYDCLPDPPQFKNPFAWNGTGAPPPTPPTPQREERAEDCHPSDVDASWEEEESELQRQIERNRWGT, from the coding sequence GTGGCCAGTAACGATTCACTGGAAACGCCCTGGCAGCGTCTGCCCTGGACGCTGCCAGGCGCGTTGCTGGTCGGCCTGTTCAGCCTGTGGAGCACGGCCTGGCTGATGCCCGGCAATTCCGCCGAGCCCGCGCCACCGGAAAAGATCACCCTGGAGACGCAGGTGATCGAGCTGCCGCCCCCGCCGCCACCGCCCAAGGAAAAGAAGCAGCTAAAGCCCAAGACGGAACCCGAACCCGAACCCGCGCCTGAGCCCGAACCCGTCAAACCGCCGGTTTCCCTCGCTGCCCCCCCCGCGCCCTCCGCCGAGGAATGGCAACTCGCCTCCACCTACAGCCTCAAGAACGCCAAGCGCTATCGCAACGCCTGGGGCCAGCAGGTGCGCAGCATGATGGGCAGCGCCGTGGAAGGCCCGGACCAGGGCCAGGTACGCTTCCGCATCACCATCAACCCGGACGGCACCCTGGCCCATATGGAGGAATTGTGGTCCACCTCCGCCAAGGCCTCGGAACTGGCCAGGAAGGCCATCCGTGAGATGCCGCGCCTGCCTCCCACCCCCAACGGCAAGCCCCTGGTATTCGAAAAGACCATTTCCTTCCTGCCCTACGAGACAGGATGGCCGCCGTCTTACCGGTACGATTGCCTGCCGGACCCGCCCCAGTTCAAAAATCCCTTTGCCTGGAACGGCACCGGGGCACCGCCTCCCACCCCACCCACGCCTCAGCGGGAAGAGCGGGCCGAGGACTGCCACCCCAGCGATGTGGATGCCAGTTGGGAAGAAGAGGAAAGCGAATTGCAACGCCAGATCGAGCGCAACCGCTGGGGAACCTGA